One genomic region from Onychostoma macrolepis isolate SWU-2019 chromosome 23, ASM1243209v1, whole genome shotgun sequence encodes:
- the mcoln3b gene encoding mucolipin-3 — protein sequence MDDSSEAYLCINDPNGNRAVHWSAHLEQEKFRRKLKYFFMNPCDKYKARGRKPWKLILQIIKIAVVTVQLVLFGLSNQMVVQFKEENLMAFRHLFLKSFTDSSTDTYAIYTQHDVYMHIAYTVKQFLMLPSITLGNHQYEKEGDVYTPLTICQQFYRNASISPANETFNIDAQVDEECLQIYPVPPFSTLTTNPLNFTLHFERLLTVTVNFTLKAINLETVEYHELPDCYVFDIMVTFDNKAHSGRITIDLDNDVHIYECRVWSVTGASPRNMYMLVLFDVMVILILVLSLLLCMRSVKAGVQLQFEYTEFFSIHYGKRVSFSDRMEFINGWYILIIVSDVLTITGSLLKIIIQLKAVASYDLCSILLGTGTMLVWIGVLRYMGYFKKYNILIITLRVALPNVIRFTCCAAMIYLGYCFCGWIVLGPYHTKFRTLNVVSESLFSLINGDDMFATFKNMQQKSDVVWLFSRLYLYTFVSLFIYMVLSLFITLITDTYDTIKHQQLDGEPVSDLQAFIMQCKDPPESGRFSVDEQRRRWMCDALLLLTQDTWL from the exons ATGGACGACTCCAGCGAGGCCTATTTATGCATAAACGATCCCAACGGCAACAGAGCCGTCCACTGGTCCGCTCACCTGGAGCAGGAGAAGTTCAGGAGGAAGCTCAAGTATTTCTTCATGAACCCCTGCGACAAGTACAAAGCTCGTGGAAGAAAACCCTGGAAACTGATACTGCAGATCATCAAAATCGCTGTGGTCACCGTACAG ctggTGTTGTTTGGTCTCAGTAATCAGATGGTGGTTCAGTTTAAAGAGGAGAATCTAATGGCATTCAGACATCTGTTCCTGAAGAGCTTCACCGACAGCAGCACCGATACTTACGCCATTTACACGCAGCATGACGTCTACATGCACATCGCCTACACCGTGAAGCAG TTTCTGATGTTGCCAAGCATAACGTTGGGCAACCATCAATATGAGAAGGAAGGTGATGTTTACACTCCGCTCACCATCTGCCAGCAGTTCTACCGCAACGCCAGCATCTCACCAGCCAACGAGACCTTTAACATTGATGCTCAGGTGGATGAAG AGTGTTTGCAGATTTATCCAGTACCTCCCTTCTCAACTTTAACAACAAACCCGCTGAACTTTACTCTGCACTTTGAGAG GTTATTGACGGTGACTGTAAATTTCACTCTGAAAGCCATTAACCTGGAGACGGTTGAGTATCACGAGCTTCCGGACTGTTACGTCTTCGACATTATG GTCACCTTTGACAACAAGGCCCACAGCGGTAGAATCACGATTGACCTGGACAATGACGTGCACATCTATGAATGCAGAGTCTGGAGCGTGACTGGTGCAT cCCCGAGGAACATGTACATGCTGGTTCTGTTTGACGTGATGGTCATTCTGATTCTCGTGCTGTCGCTGCTGCTCTGCATGCGCTCGGTCAAAGCTGGAGTTCAGCTGCAGTTT GAATATACAGAATTCTTCTCCATTCATTATGGCAAACGTGTGTCCTTCTCTGACCGTATGGAGTTCATTAACGGCTGGTACATCCTCATCATCGTTAGTGACGTTCTGACCATCACAGGCTCTCTGCTGAAGATCATCATCCAGCTGAAG GCCGTGGCGAGTTACGATCTGTGCAGTATCCTGCTGGGCACCGGCACCATGCTCGTCTGGATCGGCGTCTTACGCTACATGGGATACTTCAAAAAATACAAC ATTCTCATCATCACTCTGCGAGTGGCGTTACCGAACGTCATCCGCTTCACCTGCTGCGCTGCCATGATTTACCTCGGCTACTGTTTCTGTGGATGGATCGTACTGGGACCCTACCACACCAAG TTCCGGACGCTGAACGTTGTTTCCGAGAGTCTGTTTTCCCTCATCAACGGCGACGACATGTTCGCCACCTTCAAGAACATGCAGCAGAAGAGTGACGTGGTGTGGCTCTTCAGCCGCCTGTATCTCTACACGTTTGTGTCTCTGTTCATCTACATGGTGCTCAGTCTGTTCATCACGCTCATCACCGACACGTACGACACCATCAAG CATCAGCAGCTGGACGGGGAGCCCGTGTCGGATCTGCAGGCGTTCATCATGCAGTGTAAGGATCCTCCAGAATCGGGCCGCTTCAGTGTGGATGAGCAGCGGCGGCGGTGGATGTGTGATGCCCTGCTGCTGCTCACGCAG GACACATGGCTCTGA